AGTATAAACTAACTTCTTGAATCTATAAATAGTCCAATGTTTGAGACTTATTAGCATAGAGGCAAAAGCTAGAAACACACTACACAGAGGGGGGAAAGCTAGAAACATACAAGAAAAGGGATAGAGAGAATGAGAAACAATCATGTGCGTTTGAACTGTGGCATTACAATGCCTCTCATTGGATTTGGCACTTACTCCTTCCCAAATGATAAGAGGACAACAGAACATGCCATCCACAATGCACTTCAGGTActaaccaaaatcaattctgggagCTCATATGATATGAGTAGCTTCTGTGTACTAGTAATGacgtgtttggatcagcttatttttcttcataattAATTCTGGCATCTAGATTTAATTTGACATGCTTTCTATTGttcttaattttcttattattgATACACTAGCTTGTATTGCAGATGGGTTATAGGCATTTTGATACAGCAAAAATATATGGTTCTGAGCCAGCAGTGGGGAAAGCCTTAAATGAGACAATCTACATGGGAGAAATAGAAAGGGAAGACATTTTCGTGACATCAAAACTGTGGGGGAGTGATCACCATGATCCTGTTTCTGCATTGAAACGAACTCTAGAGTAAGTAAATAGAATTTGTAAGTGTTTCGGAAAGtgttattttctcatttttcatACTTTCTAAAGATCAATTAAACGGCCTCTATAAATCTAATTTTAATTCTTGAAAAGCTTAAAATGAATGTCTTCTATCTTTCATGGATGAAAATGATAATTTTTATACTTTATGAACTAAAtcaatttaacttttttttgaaacaatgaAGTAAGCTTGTGGTCCAGGATAAGTATGTCATGCCCTGTAAATAGGGCCGAGAAACATTTATGTGATAGAATCTTTTTAATATCAAAGTTGATTCTGAAGATTGGAATCAAAATCGGTGTTGGAAATCTAATATTGATTTTGTTCATTTTGTTTACTTGAATCAATGCAAAACAGGAATCTGGGCATGGAATATCTTGACATGTATCTAGTGCACTGGCCTGTCAAGTTGAAGCCATGGGTTAACTACCCTGTGCCTAATGAAGATGACTTTGAAAGTTTGGACCTTGAGACCACATGGGCAGGGATGGAGAAGTGCCTAGAAATGGGGTTGTGTAGGTGCATTGGGGTTAGCAATTTCTCTAGCAAGAAAATTGAGTGGCTATTAGATTTTGCTTCTACACCTCCAGCTGTTAACCAGGTAATTagaacttgattttttttatacatcgggaCAGAACTTGATCTTAAGGATCACTTGTAAACTATTTATTAATGAGTAAACCACAATTTTGGTCCTTTCAAAGATATCAGATTGGCCACTTTAATCCATGAAAGAATGAAATTACATATTTAATCTCTTAAAGGTGAAAAAGACGATTCATATGGTCATTTGACAACCTTATTTCAACCCTTAAAAATGATTGAATTGATCATCATCTTTTTCAGTTTCAAAgacaaaaaaattgtaattttttttagtgattAAATTGACCGACTCGATATCTTTCAGCAGTGAAAACGGTAATTCACTCAACCTATGTATGCAAGATAAAGGAGAAAACTTTTGTTAGGCTTCCGGGGAACCAACATAAAACTGATATCTTTAATGTGGTCCATATAATCGACTTTGCTTATTGAGATAAtgctttttgtttgtttgtatgtttgtttgCAATATATTAACTCACTGAATCTTGGTTGTCAGGTTGAAATGCATCCAATGTGGAGGCAAGGAAAGCTCAGAGAGACATGTGGAGACCACAAGATCCATGTAAGTGCTTACTCACCACTTGGTGGACCAGGGAATGCTTGGGGATCTACAGCAGTGGTTGATCATCCAACCATCAAATCAATTGCCCACAAACACAAAGCAACTCCAGCACAGGTAAAACTAAACCCAAAGCATAATTTAACCAATACTATTATGCAATTGATATGAATCTTGTCATTAGTAGAACGAAAAGTTGTAGTTTGTGTACATCTTGATGTATGTTTTAATTGTGGTTTCTGAAGGTTGCATTGAATTGGGGACTATCAATGGGCTCAAGTGTAATTGTGAAAAGCTTCAGTCAAGAAAGAATGAAGGAGAATATAGGAGCATTTGATCTGAAATTGGATGATGAAGATATCTGGGAGATCGAGGAATTGGAGGAATTGAAGATCATGAGAGGGGAATTTCATGTTAATGAAACCACAAGTCCCTACAGAACAATTGAAGAGCTTTGGGATGATGAAATTTGAAACCCATAGTCATTGTAATTCATTTACTCCaaaagaggagaaggaggaaaaATGAATGGGAAAAAAATCCAAATCATAAAATTGTTGTCATTTCTGTGACTAGATTCTTCATTGCTTAAGAGTGAGAATCCTAATGCTGATTAtttagaatgaaaaaaaaaatggagcaCTTATTTTGTACAACAAAACTTTCCTTGCCAGTATCGTCACTGTAACTACATTTTACTCAAGTAGTTATTTAAAGCATTACGTGACTCCAAATCCAACTTACTTGAATGCAGGAGAAACTGAATAAGAGATAGGAAGTAAAAGTGAGTGGAAATGacatggaagagaaagtgaaagtgtgaatgaatcaaaactcaGAAAGAATAGCTAAACCATGCATATAAAAGCAATTCGGTCAACGTTTTGGTACAAGGGACATCTACTCAAATCAGAAATTTCCAATTCACATAACCAGTGCAGAACCAAGTGATATTCACAATTATGAAGCTATCACTCTACCAGACGTCAGACTCCATTAGCAAAacaggataattgttaaacaAGTACACATTCCACAAGAGGATGAACACATAACAATATGAACATCTTATATAGGCTTGATCTTGAAGTGAAGTGAAATAAGAGAGAAGACAAAGCACTTCAAATCCTGCAAAAAGTAAttataataagaaaaaaaatacacgCATTAGTGGAGATAAATCAAATGTGGCAATCAGAAAATTAATGGGAAGGTACTAATATTGACTAAGGACTTGTGCTTCAAAAGAATAGGTTCATATCCCTTGAATGCAAGGGAACTAAGGAACCGGTCTATGCGCTTCAGTCATCAACACCTTCTACTCATAGATGGAATTCAAATTTATGTCTTTATCTTTCAAGGATCTATATTTCTTACTTCTTTTTTAACAGTTCAGGATCCAAGTTCCATCTTGGCTCCACTATAAAGCTTGAGTAGGTTTAATTTAAACTCTTGAACTGAATGTAATCCCAAAATTTATCCGCAAATTATACACAAATCATAACCTGACACCTTAAACCAAATCTTATCACTCCAGCCAATTTTAAACATGTTAACACGACCTAAGCACCTAAACCAAATATAAACATGCACACCACACCAAACCATACATGCAACAAACTGGTACAAACTATACTAGACAATCCGCAAATTATACACAAATCATAACCTGACAGTATAATGACTTGTGATCCTTGGTTTTACATAATAAAGACCTGACATAGATTCAAACTTTAGTTTCTTTGCCTAGAGTTGCTGATCACAAATCAATTTGAATAACGGATAGAATTAGGATTATCTTGCAAGGTGTGCTACATACTCAATATTGTTCGGCCAACTGTAATGCACAGTACCCTTTTGAACAAGGCTGTTGTTAGAACAAGGAGAACACTGCTGCTGATTCCTCACAACAAAAAGAAGTTTTCTTACACAGAAGTTTCAGCCTCATAGCTAACTAAATTCATAACAACAATATAAATAGAGAAATGGTAGTCATTCTGAGAGTGAGAGGTTGGGCCAGGTGCTTTCATTTCAAGAACATCATCATAGATTACATAGTAGAGTCAGGAAGGAATGTCACACAAGTTCAGCAAACGCTATCCATATTAGAGTCAGGTGCATTAAGCCAGCTCTACATACTCTAATCCACACCAGAATCCAAAAACACCCTTAGTCATAGCTTCACCCTGATTTAGGGCAGCTTTGAAGAGCTTATTTTAGCTTATCTTGTAGCATAAGCATTTATAAACTTATTTTCACTTAGCTACGCATACACCCTTATACTTATCTATAACATATTCCGAGTTTATTGCAACAAACTTCTCAAATTAGCTACTAATAATCTCCAAATTTATTATGGGAATGGAGCAAGACACAATCCTATGATTTTCCTTATTCTAGCTCAGACAGAAGAGTTGAAAAAACAAAAGCCATAATGAAAATGAGCTCACCTGAACAAGATAGTAAAAGATACGAAGCCCTTCAGGATCAGCACTGCTCTGAACATCCACAAGAGAGCCAATCTTGGAGGTGGTGAAGGAGATGTGCTCATTCCCCATCACAATCTCAAGCTCCTGCCGCCCGACCCGGTCAGGTTCGGGCCAGTTGTTATCATCTTCCTTCATGATctgaaacaaacacaatgaGAATGAGAACAGGATGGATATACGACGTCGTCGGAGTTAGGGTTTGGCGGTGAGCTCACCTCGCTCTCGGCTATGATACGGCGGCACTCGCGGAGGACGGCGGGGGTTAGGTAAACCTCCTTGCGGATGATGGTGTCGTTTTTGTAGTTGGAGTTGTTGGCGTAACGGAGCTTGCCGTCGGGTCTGAACTCGAACTCCAAGAATTCGTGGCCGAACTTGCCCTTGTGTCCGACGTAGTATCTCAGGTAGAATTCATTGTTCTCCTCTTCGGTCGCCATGAATGATGCTTGATTTTCACTGCTACAACCAGCAACAACGATTCTGTGAAGAAGGAGTGATATTAACTACATGGAGAACGATGATTGGGCCGGGTTACACAATGACCCAACCCCGGTTTTTTGGGTTTGTTGCCAATGACCCAGTATCCAGACCTAGTCGACTAgtccgagttttaaaacacggCTTGTGGGATTGACGGGGGAGGGTTATATTTCACTTCAAGCGAAAATGAAGCTCATGGATACGCTTTGGAATAAAAGAGAATTCTAAATTAGATTTGTTTATAAGCGAGGAAGCAATAATGAGGGTGATTTTACATTCTTTGGTGTTccaaaaagtagtttttaaaACATACTTAAAAGTGGTTAACGTGCTTTCCATGCACATTTTTCCAAAGCACTAAATTTGTGTCATTAACAAAAAAAGACTTCCATTTTTTTCTCAATGCTTATACAAACATGCTCTAAGATGATGGCAAAAAATTTAGGTGTCGTCTCCCATGGGTCACTTAAAATATGAACTATAGTGCTTCGTTAAGTACATACCGATGGATATAATGGTTAAATTTTATATGGTCGAGATTAGTTaagatttaaaatttgaattatgATGGCAAAATGTTTAGTGGACTACCAATGAGTTTAGACACTCACTAGTTAGAGAAAGGAAGATAAGTGAGAGAAGTAATTAATGTGATATAATAAGAAGTGAGAAATGTAAGCAAATTTCATCTATTCTAGGGTTTTCAACTTACAGAAAACCTAAGCCAGGATCTTTAATTCATATGATTCTCACTAACTTTAAAGGGAGGAGATAACTAACCTTGATTCATGCCAGAATCCATGAAGAAATCCTTAAGCTCTCTGAATCCTTTTCTCTCCTCTTTGCCTTCCACTTTCAGTCCTTCTCTGATGGatgagaagagaagcagaataCGTTCCTTCGAAAACTGCTCAGTAAACCCTTTATTGTAGGTTGGTTATTGTAACCACCCactatcttttaattttctgaaggaagaggagagggaaaattcaaaattgaattttgaaacCCCCAACTAACTTTAATTGCTTTAATATCCTAATGACCATCACATTGAGGATCTTTTCATAAAATTAGTTCTATAAGTTACATGGGCcacattaattattaaaataatttaacaatCTCCCACTTGGCCCATGTGACGACTTGATGATTCAACAAACCATAAGTGCGCGCTTTACGCTGAAATTTATCAAGTCATCATCTTTAATTGAAATGAGATGATCGGATCATGGCGGTCACAAGTCATCATGCGACATGATCCCTTCCATGTATCACAGAACCAACTCAAAACAAAACAACTTTAATGAACACTTCATGCAATGTTCAACTTTAATGTTTTCAAACAAAACACAACTTGTTATCTCATCTAAGCCATACACGTATACACCGTACTATGAATAACAAGtaaaacaaacagaaacacaTATTTAATTGAATTCATAAGTGTCATGTCCATACAAGCAAACCCATCATATGTACATATGCATTCTATAATATTATGCTAACAAGGACTTGTCTATAATGCCCATCTCTACAGCATGGCCAGAAAATGTTTTGGGCGGCAATCCCTTAGTTAGCGGATCCGCTATCATCATATCAGTACCAATATGCTCAATAGACACTCTATGTTTCTGCACTTCTTCTTTGACAGCTAAGTACTTTAAATCCATGTGCTTTGCACCCTTAGAGTACTTATCATTCTTAGAGAAGAAGACAGCTGCAGAATTATCGCAATAAATTCTTAGCGGCCTTTCTATACTGTCGACAATACCAAGCCCTAAGATAAAATTCCGCAACCATAATGCATGAATACTGGCCTCAAAGCAAGCCACAAATTCAGCCTCCATAGTTGAAGTAGCAATAACTGATTGTTTTGCACTCTtccatgatattgctccaccagaGAGCAAAAATACATAACCAAATGTAGATTTCCTTGaatctacacatccagcatagTCTGAATCCGAGTAGCCAACCACTTCAATGTGATCTGACCTCCTGTATGTAAGCATGTGATCCTTGGTGCCTTGTAAGTACCTAAGGACTTTCTTTGCAGCTTTCCAGTGGTCCATTCCGGGATTACTTTGATATCGGCCTAACATTCCAACAGCAAAGCTGATATCTGGCCGAGTGCATGTTTGAGCATACATTAAACTCCCAACCACTGATGCATAGGGAATAGACTCCatttcctttcgttccaaatCATTCTTAGGACATTGCATATTACTAAACTTGTCCCCTTTCTGAATTGGAACTATTCCTGCGGAGCAACTTTTCATTCTAAATCTCTCTAACACTTTATTGATATAACCTTTCTGAGACAATCCTAACAACCCTTCTGATCTATTACGGAATATTTCTATTCCTATAACATAGGATGCCTCACCCATATCTTTCATTTCAAAGTTGTTAGAGAgaaatttctttacatcatGTAACAAACTGATATCATTAGCAGCAAGTaggatatcatcaacatacagaacCAAAATAATAAACTTGCTCCCACTGACCTTCATATAGATACACCGATCAACGGTGTTCTCTACAAAACCAAATGACGTAATGGTATCATTGAACTTGAGATACCATTGTCGGGAAGCTTGTTTTAGTCCATATATTGATTTCTTTAACTTACACACCAAATTATCCTTTCCTGTGGTCAAGAAACCCTCTGGTTGGTCCATATAAACTTCTTCTTCCAagtcaccattcagaaaagcgGTTTTTACGTCCATTTGGTGAAGCTCTAGGTCATAATGAGCCACCAAAGCCATGACAATTCTCAAAGAGTCCTTCTTAGAAACTGGAGAGAAGGTTTCTTTGTAGTCAATGCCATCCTTTTGAGTATAACCCTTGGCGACAAGTCTAGCCTTATATCTTTCAATGTTGCCTTTCGAGTCATGTTTAGTCTTAAAGACCCACTTGCATCCGACTCGTTTTGAACCTTGAGGCAACTCGACTAGTTCCCATACTTTATTGTCGTCCATAGATTTCAACTCTTCTTTCATAGCATTGAACCACTTTTCAGAATTGCTACATTCCATGGCTTGTTTGAACGAGACTGGATCCTCATCAATGCTCAAGTCACATACATTCTCAAGTGAATAAATCACATAGTCATTTGAAATAGCTGATCTCTTAGGTCTTTCAGACCTTCTTAATGCTATTTCTTGTGCCTCTTTTTCcacttgttcatttgtgacTTGTGCATTGTCAGCTGGCTCATTACTTTCATGTTCATTTTGTGGATTTGGAACATTAATTTGTTGTTTCCTTGTGTTATGTGACTGTGATACAAGAGGAACAACAATATGAGGAGAAACATCAATTGAATTATCTTGAGTTTCTCGAATATCCACCTTTCGTGATTCATCACTCCCACTGAACTGACCATTCTCAATGAACTGAGCATTACCAGACTCTACAATTCTCGTACTATGGTTAGGACAATAGAATATGTACCCTTTTGACTTTTCAGGATAGCCAATGAAGTAACCGCTAATGGTTCTTTCATCAAGCTTCTTTTCATGGGGATTGTATAACCTTACTTCTGCTTGACAACCCCAAACATGCAAATGCCTTAAACTAGGTTTCCTTCCTGTCCAcagttcataaggagtcttaggAACCGCTTTACTAGGAACCCTATTAAGCAGATATGTGGCTGTCTTTAATGCATGCATCCATAATGAAAAAGGTACATTACTATTACTTAACATACTTCTAACCATATCCATAAGAGTACGATTCCGCCTTTCTGctacaccattttgttgtggtgtacCGGGCAATGTATACTGTGCACATATGCCCCGACTTTCAAGAAGCTTTGCAAAAGGACCTGGACATTGTCCACTTTCATTGAATTTACCATAAAATTCACCTCCTCTATCAGACCTCACAACTTTCACTTTTCTATCTAGCTGTCTTTCCACCTCATTAATGAATATCTCAAGGACATTCACTGATTGAGACTTTTCATGCAGCAGATACATATAACAATAACGTGAGAAGTCATCAATAAAGAGAATGAAATACTTTTCTCCACCCCAAGATGGAACATCAAAAGGACCACAGATATCAGTGTGTATCAACTCAAGGAGTTGACTACTTCTTGTAGCCGGGTTCTTTGATATATGTTTGGTTTGCTTGCCTTTAATGCAATCCACACATATATCCCAGTCAGCAAAATCCAATTGAGGCAACATTTCACTTTTCATTAACCTCATCATCCTTTCTTTGGATATGTGACCTAATCTTTTATGCCACAAGAAAGCAGAGCATTCATTACGTGCAGTACATTTAACACTACTATTGTGCTCAACATTAAACAGGGATTCAACAAAATTAACATCAAGATTGAAACGGTATAAACCATCCAACAAAGTACCAGAACCATAATAGTACGCAAGTTTATACAAAGAAAAACCACCATGTCCAATCTTAAAATCAAAACCTAAGCGATCCAACTTTCCTACTGAAACAAGATTTCTAGCACATCCAGGAACATATAGACACTTTTCTAGATCTAACTGATGACCAGTGTCCAAGATCAATCTGTAAGTCCCAATTCCTTCAATTCGTGCTTTCATCCTGTTTCCCATGTACAGAAACTTTTCAGTTCCTCTTATGGGCTGGATCGAAAGGAATCCCTGCATAATATGTGACACATGagtagttgcaccagaatccAACCACCAGGTATTGTTAGGTACTTCAATAAGGTTTGATTCGAAACTAATTGAAACATAAAATGTACCTTTCTTTTCGAACCAAGCCTTTCTTTTCGGACAATCTTTCTTGAAGTGTCCAGCCTTCTTACAGAAGTAGCACACATGCTCCTTATGGATTCGGCCCTCTTTAACCTTTAAGGCTTTGTCCTTCTTCTGTTCCTTTTTACCTGGTTTAGCCTTGCTGCTACTAGCTCCATCATGAGTCGTGAGATGAATGGAGTggtctttctctttctttaatCTCCCTTCCTCCTGAATCAACATGGCCTTAATTTCCTGAAAGTTCCATTTTTTCTTAATGGTGTTGTAGTTCACTTGGAACTGGCCAAACTCAGAAGGAAGTGAGTTAATAATAAACTGCACGAGAAAAGACTCACTTACATCCATACCCATGGACTTCAGCTTTGCTGCCAGATTTGCCATGCTAGTCACATGATCATGAATGGGTTGAGACCAATCAAACCTTTTGGTCGTCAACTCACTCATTAGAGTTCCCACAATGGACTTGTCAGTTATGTCTGATTGTGAGAACTCCTTAACTTTTGCCATAAATTCCCTTGCATTGTCTGTTTTGGGCATGGATGGCTTAACATTTTCAGCCATTGTCATTCTCATCAAGTTCAAACACAGCCTGTTAGACCTTACCCAAGCCTCATAATAAGACTTGTCATCATCTGTACTGGTCTCAGTAATGGCTGCAGGCTTTTCGTCTGTAACTATTGCTAGGTCTAAATCCATATAACCCAGTTGAAACTGAATCTGTTCCGACCAATCAGCATAGTTAAGACCATTGAACTTGATCACACCAGTGACCCCAGCAGACAAAGAAGTCATAGCTGCAAAACATTGATAAGCTTACACATTAATGCTTTGAGTAACTTAAATGGATTCAAACAAATAACTTTACCTATGCATTTAAGCTCATCTTTGGATGTAACTTAAATTCATAACTTCAAACAATAATGATGCTATTAAAACTACTTTAATAGACAAAACATGTTTATAAATCTTTAGATATATAAACACATTTTTCAAGTATGTCAATTCTTTCTTTAATGCCATACATTATAAGTAATGGTCCACCTTTGGGTGACACAAATATTTCTTATAATGATAAGCCATCATAAGCCCCTTACATCTTTTCATAGCATCAAAACCATGGGCTGTAAATTGCAACCATAcattatgaaattaaataaacacATTTGATCACTTTGATGATACAAAtccttcatatatttaatttcataatttataCCTTACAAGCAATTATCTTTTCTGCAAAATTAGTCAATATAATGCGGAAGCTATAACTTTCAGTAGATAAATTTTGCAATGATTTCACAATACATActcatttaatatataatattattttactgTACGAGTATGTATGTCTCCTTTAAGTTAATTTACTGTACTAGGTTTGCACTTCAATTTCAATTACACCTATATATACCTGTCAATATAGGTAAACAAACGCTACTGTGAATTGCCATATCTTTTTAAACTATACACATGGCACGTCCATTGAAATACAGTTTCGGTCAGCCACAGCCAATTAGCACAAGGCAGCGGAAACAAAAATACTATAATTGAATCCATAAATTTTCGAATTCTAAATTAGGGTTCATGAAAAATAAAGAATTCAACTTTAATGGAGAATCATAAAATTAGGaaccttgctctgataccaattgtaagcaAATTTCATCTATTCTAGGGTTTTCAACTTACAGAAAACCTAAGCCAGGATCTTTAATTCATATGATTCTCACTAACTTTAAAGGGAGGAGATAACTAACCTTGATTCATGCCAGAATCCATGAAGAAATCCTTAAGCTCTCTGAATCCTTTTCTCTCCTCTTTGCCTTCCACTTTCAGTCCTTCTCTGATGGatgagaagagaagcagaataCGTTCCTTCGAAAACTGCTCAGTAAACCCTTTATTG
This portion of the Lotus japonicus ecotype B-129 chromosome 3, LjGifu_v1.2 genome encodes:
- the LOC130747937 gene encoding NADPH-dependent aldo-keto reductase, chloroplastic, whose translation is MRNNHVRLNCGITMPLIGFGTYSFPNDKRTTEHAIHNALQMGYRHFDTAKIYGSEPAVGKALNETIYMGEIEREDIFVTSKLWGSDHHDPVSALKRTLENLGMEYLDMYLVHWPVKLKPWVNYPVPNEDDFESLDLETTWAGMEKCLEMGLCRCIGVSNFSSKKIEWLLDFASTPPAVNQVEMHPMWRQGKLRETCGDHKIHVSAYSPLGGPGNAWGSTAVVDHPTIKSIAHKHKATPAQVALNWGLSMGSSVIVKSFSQERMKENIGAFDLKLDDEDIWEIEELEELKIMRGEFHVNETTSPYRTIEELWDDEI
- the LOC130747938 gene encoding protein mago nashi homolog, giving the protein MATEEENNEFYLRYYVGHKGKFGHEFLEFEFRPDGKLRYANNSNYKNDTIIRKEVYLTPAVLRECRRIIAESEIMKEDDNNWPEPDRVGRQELEIVMGNEHISFTTSKIGSLVDVQSSADPEGLRIFYYLVQDLKCFVFSLISLHFKIKPI
- the LOC130743094 gene encoding uncharacterized protein LOC130743094 → MDSGMNQAMTSLSAGVTGVIKFNGLNYADWSEQIQFQLGYMDLDLAIVTDEKPAAITETSTDDDKSYYEAWVRSNRLCLNLMRMTMAENVKPSMPKTDNAREFMAKVKEFSQSDITDKSIVGTLMSELTTKRFDWSQPIHDHVTSMANLAAKLKSMGMDEIKAMLIQEEGRLKKEKDHSIHLTTHDGASSSKAKPGKKEQKKDKALKVKEGRIHKEHVCYFCKKAGHFKKDCPKRKAWFEKKGIPFDPAHKRN